The nucleotide sequence CCTCCGGGATGACGCCCACGAACTTCTCCGGCGGCGGGAACGTGTCCAGATGGCATCCTGGGAGTTCCTTGATCAACCACCTCTGACGCAGCGGGTCCCAGACGAGCATGCGGGCGCACAGGAGGAGGCGGGTGTCCGTTCCTTGCTCGGCTTCCATCGTGAACTCGACGGCGCTGGACGTGGTATCGCCCAGGGTCCACCGGGTGCCGTTCGCGCTGGTGACGACCCACTGGTAGAGGTCCGCGCCCGAGCCCGCCTCCGCGCGCAACAGCACGCCCGTCTCCGTCCTGGAGACGATGTCGATCTGGAGGCTGCCCCGGTTGACCACCGGCTGGGGCGCGGTGTCCGGGGGTTGGTTCGCCAGGACCTGCACCGGCAGGGGCAGCACCGCGCCGTCGTCCAGGCGCGTGGCGACCACCTGTGTGGCGGCAAGGGGCTCATCGCACTTGCCTTCGCACGGCGTCTGCGGTCGGACGCCCAGCAAGCGCTGCGGCTCCAACGCGAGGACAGGGTGGACCTCCACCTCGCTCCCCTCGGGGAACAACTCCGCCAGCGTTCCGGCCGGCAGCACGAGGACGAGCTGCGGCACGAGCGGCTTGGAGTCGTCACCGTACATCTCGTCGGGACGCAGCCGGTCCACGTCAGGGCCGATCAGCTGACGGAGGACGTCGGACAGGGCGACGCCTTCATCCACCAGAAGGGCGGTGTCTTCCTCCGCATCCACCACCAACAGGTCCAAGCCATCCAAGGCCCCGGTGGACAAGGTCTCCTGCCACAGTGCCTGGGAGGTCGGGAGCAGGGAAACGCCCTGCGAGTATTGGTAGCGCGTGAGGAATCCCGCTTCCACCGCGGCGTCCATCGCGGTCCAGGAGCCGCTGGAGATGCGGACCGCCCGCCCCACGCCTCCATCCTCCTGCGCGACCGAGGGACTTCCCGCCACGAGGGCCAGGGCCATGAGCACCCGGCACAAGACATCCTTCCGCTTCCACATGAGTCACCTGCCGTGTTTGGAGAAAGCTCCTCGCAGGCATAGGCAGAAGCGTCAGGAATGTAAATGTGTGACAATCTCTGGTTCGAGTCTTCTCGAGGCGCGAGAGGTTGGGTGTCATTGCCTTGTGGCGAAGCAGGTCACGCCTTGGTTGTCTTGTGGCGTGAAGCGCTACAGACAGAGCAGGCACGACCGGCGGCCGCGGGGCTTGCGGTGGCGACGCCGGCACGTGCCCTGAAGCTCCTTGAAGCGCGGTGTGCAACGTCAGCAGCAGTTGCTCGGCTTCTGCGCGATGACGGCGATGAGGACGGCGATGTTGATGAGCAGCTGTGCCAGCACGACGGCCAGGTAGGCGCCCCCGGACGTGAAGAGGCCCACGACCATGAGGATGAGCGACGCGCAGTTGAGGGCGATGGAGATCCAGTTCCCCGTCAGCATGCCACCCAGCACCTTGCCGAGCGTCCCCGCGACGTAGAGCGCCTTGATGACCTTGATGACGGTGCTGCCGCTCGTGGCCCCTTGGCCGCATCGCCGATGGCCTTGAGCAGGGCGGTGCTCTCTCCGATGACCTTGCTCAAGGAGGAGACGGCCCGGCTCGCGGAGAAGCCCAACCCCACGACGGTCAGGAACAGGCAGAGGGACGTCGCGGCGACGGAGATGACCCACCCGATGCACTCGGTGTTGACGGTCAACTCCAGCCGTCCACACTCGACGGGGCCCTTGGAGGTGTGGTGGTAGAAGACATACGCGGCGCCCTCCACCTTTCCGGCGATGGCGCCCACCGGCATGCCTCCGGGGCCGTTGCCCTTCGACAGGCCGAGGTAGAGATTGTTCCGGAACAGCGAACGCAGGCGGTCCTTCAGCGCCCCGGGAACCGACGCGAGCACCGGCTCATACTCGGCGATGATGGCTTCGACCTGGTCCGGTGAGAGCGGGCTGTTCGCGGGGTAGGGCACCTCCTCGCGGGACCAGCGGACGGCGGATTCGAGCGGCGCGGCCGGAGGCTCCACCGTCAATCGGGCCGAGGTGGTCCCGGGCGGGGGTGTGGACTCCGACGGAGGGGTGCTCACCGTGGCGGGGAAGGCCGTGTTGAGGAGCACCGGCGGATTGCCTGTCACCTTGTTGGTGAGCATGAGGCTGCTCCAGGCGTAGTACGCGACGCAGCCCTCCGCATCCGCGGGGGATTGCGACATGGACTGCTGGACCTCGTTGGCGGAGTTGGGGACCCACTGGGCCTGGGGCTGGCGTTGGGGTTCAACAGCCCCTCGGGTGTCGGGCGATTGGAATGCGGCGGTTGTCCCAGCACGGTGGCTTCCTGGCGAGCTTCACGCTGGGCGTGACGGTGTTCTAGAAGCCCCGCGCCGAAGCGCCGCCCCGGAGGCGCTCGCGGCGCTTTCCTCACGAGGCATGTGCTCGCACGCGTGCCTGGTGCGCGAACGGCATACCGACCGTGAGCCGCGCATCCGTGATGATTCACCCGAAATGCGCCGACTTCAGCCCACGGCGCATTCCCCCTGGATTCGTGGCGACTGATGCCGCCTGCATGCACTGCCGCCTGCGCTTCGAACTTCCCGAGATGTCCGTCAGCGGATCGCTCCAGATGACTAGCTTGACCCTGGAGGGCGGAATGCGACGCATCAACCTCAATACAACCTCAGGGGAGGTCGCGATATGGGCAGCGGCATCGAAGGGGAGCCGGTGAAGGGTTCGGGCTTCTACAACCAGGGACCGTCGGACAGCGGAAGTGCGGCGGACCTCAAGCACGAGAGCGCGGAGCAGGTGAAGCGCCTCGGAGGAATCACCCGTCAGCGCGCCTTCTCGACCGCGGACGAGAAGAAGGGCGCGCTGGTCGAGGGACTGGACGAACTGGCGCAGGAGCTGGAGTCCATGGCCGGCCAGCGCGGCGGGACCCGGCTTCCCCAGCAATGGGTGGGCAGCGTCGCGGGCTACGTGCGCAAGACGAGCGACACCCTCGACCGGAGCTCGACCGAGGAACTGGTCCAGCAGGCGAAGGTCCAACTGCGGGAGCGCCCGGGGGTCGCGCTCGCGGGTTGCGCACTCCTGGGCTTTGTCGCCGCACGTTTCCTGAAGGCATGAGGAGCATTCCCATGGGAACTCCTTACTTTGAAGAAGAGCGCGTGCGCGACGTGCGGTCCACTCGCTCCGCGTCCGGGACGGAGGACCGCCCCCTGGGCGCCCTGGTCTCCGAGTTCATCGAGCAGGGGCGCCACCTGGTTCGCGCGGAATTCACGCTGGCTCGCACGGAGCTGAAGTCCGAGGCCAGGAAGGCCGCGGCGGGCGGTGGAATGCTCGCGGCGGGCGCCGTGGTCACCTTGCTGGGGGCCATGACGCTGGTGGCCTTCCTGGTCATCGCGCTGGCGAACGTGATGCCGCTGTGGGCCAGCGCGCTGCTCGTCACCGTGGTGCTGCTCGCCGTGGGCGTGGGCGTCGGCGTGGTCGGCGCGAAGCGACTCAAGACGGTCCACCCCCCACAGAAGACCCTACAGACCCTCAAGGAGGACAGCCAATGGGCGAGCACGACGATGCGCTCCGCGAAATCGCGGATGCACGGGCACGCATGAGCGTGCTGGCGGATGAGCTCGGCCGTCGCGCCAACCCCGAGCTGATGAAGGCCCGAGCGAGAGAGCTCGTGCTCGAGAAGAAGGACGAGGTGAAGGAGCACGCGAAGCAGCTCGCGCATGACAAGAGCGAGGAACTCAAGCAGCAGGCTCGCGACAAGGTGCTCGAATGGAAATCGCAAGCAAGGGAGACCGCAATGCGGAAGACATACGATTGGACGGATGAAGTGACCCACACACCCCGGGGATTGGGATGGCTCGGGGCCGTGCTGGGGGCGGGCGTCGGCTCCATGCTGATGAAACGGGCCTTCCGCTCCCGCATCGACGAGCGCAGGGGCTACCGCGAGCACCGTCGCGTCCCCGTCTCCTACGCCCGCGAGGACCGCTACCTGGCCTACGAGGATGAGCGTGGCTACCGCTCCCGAGAGGGCAGCCGTTCCATTCCGTACTCCGAATACAGCGCGGCGCCGTCCGCGGGGGGCACCACGGGGGTGGGACAGGGGTACGGCTACGTCGCGGAAGACGCGAGGGGAGAGGGCCCGAGCATGAAGGACCGGGCGGTCAGCGCGAAGGACTCGGTGAAGGACTCGTTGAGTGGCGCCACGGACAGCGTGAAGGAGCATGTGGCCGGGGCGGCGGACACCGTGCGTGAGCGGGTGCACGGCGTGAAGGACAACGTGAGTGAGCGCGCCTCCCATCTGCGTGAGCACATCCCCTCCGCGGGAGACC is from Myxococcus fulvus and encodes:
- a CDS encoding phage holin family protein; translation: MGTPYFEEERVRDVRSTRSASGTEDRPLGALVSEFIEQGRHLVRAEFTLARTELKSEARKAAAGGGMLAAGAVVTLLGAMTLVAFLVIALANVMPLWASALLVTVVLLAVGVGVGVVGAKRLKTVHPPQKTLQTLKEDSQWASTTMRSAKSRMHGHA